A window of the Tunturibacter empetritectus genome harbors these coding sequences:
- a CDS encoding L-rhamnose/proton symporter RhaT — translation MGPNPFIGVIYHWIGGFASATNFIPFRGIKRWSWEIYWLIQGFAAWIIAPIVLASLLVPNLFGILHAAPASSIHYAIFWGILWGAGGLTFGLAIRYLGIALGYAIALGLCTAFGTLIPPIYDGSIHIILHETSGQIILAGVLLCLIAVAVNGAAGLSKEREITPEEKAEAGETDYNFGKGLAVAIFAGVMSSFFAFGLKAGAPIGALAKTELLAHNRLDLWQNLPVLIVVLWGGFLTNFVWSAILILKNGSIKQFTGQPGLNPMRATHASGQTLVDFDPLDPSTYDHLAPKTLVQNYIFASLAGVIWYFQFFFYSMGQTKMGKYDFSSWTLHMASIIIFATLWGLFLKEWRGTSRRTKTLVATGLFLLVSSTIVVGYGNYLKANEAPTTITTR, via the coding sequence ATCAAGCGCTGGTCGTGGGAGATCTACTGGCTCATCCAGGGATTCGCCGCGTGGATCATCGCCCCCATCGTCCTCGCCTCGCTCCTCGTCCCGAATCTCTTCGGCATCCTCCACGCCGCGCCCGCCTCCAGCATCCACTACGCCATCTTCTGGGGCATCCTCTGGGGAGCAGGCGGCCTCACCTTCGGCCTCGCCATCCGCTACCTCGGCATCGCCCTCGGATACGCCATCGCCCTCGGCCTCTGCACCGCCTTCGGAACCCTCATCCCGCCCATCTATGACGGCTCCATCCACATCATCCTCCACGAAACCTCCGGCCAGATCATCCTCGCCGGCGTCCTCCTCTGTCTGATCGCCGTAGCCGTCAACGGAGCCGCTGGCCTCTCCAAAGAGCGCGAAATCACCCCGGAAGAAAAGGCCGAAGCCGGAGAGACCGACTACAACTTCGGCAAAGGACTAGCCGTAGCCATCTTCGCCGGCGTCATGAGCTCCTTCTTCGCCTTCGGCCTCAAAGCCGGAGCCCCCATCGGAGCCCTCGCCAAAACCGAGCTCCTCGCCCACAACCGCCTCGACCTCTGGCAAAACCTGCCCGTCCTCATCGTCGTGCTCTGGGGAGGCTTCCTCACCAACTTCGTCTGGTCCGCCATCCTCATCCTCAAAAACGGCTCCATCAAACAATTCACCGGCCAACCCGGCCTAAACCCCATGCGCGCCACCCACGCCTCCGGCCAGACCCTGGTCGACTTCGACCCCCTCGATCCCTCCACCTACGACCACCTCGCCCCAAAGACACTCGTCCAGAACTACATCTTCGCCTCCCTCGCCGGCGTCATCTGGTACTTCCAGTTCTTCTTCTACTCCATGGGTCAGACCAAGATGGGCAAGTATGACTTCTCCAGCTGGACCCTCCACATGGCCAGCATCATCATCTTCGCCACCCTCTGGGGGCTCTTCCTCAAAGAGTGGCGAGGCACCAGCCGCCGCACCAAAACCCTCGTAGCCACCGGCCTCTTCCTTCTCGTCAGCTCCACCATCGTCGTAGGCTACGGCAACTACCTCAAAGCCAACGAAGCCCCCACCACTATCACCACCCGTTAG
- the mtnA gene encoding S-methyl-5-thioribose-1-phosphate isomerase — protein sequence MIPTLEWLPTGVNFLDQTKLPLEETYVLATDYKQVATVIRDMIVRGAPAIGVSAAMGMAIGIDRSTATTLPALTEEVALIAKTLAETRPTAVNLFWGIDEIRNLYIALAAKDTPISEIKSAIVAKARRMYDEDIAACKQMGAHGASLLPKEGTVLTHCNAGALATCGYGSALGVIRAAIERGHKIDVFADETRPFLQGARLTAWELMKDNIPTTVLCDNMAASLMRQGRIQAVIVGADRIAANGDVANKIGTYGVAILAKEHNIPFYVAAPWSTLDLQTATGDLIPIEQRDAREVTHSNGKQMTPHGVAIENPAFDVTPAKYVTAIITERGVLTSPYNDSIRAMSKQPEPELTAV from the coding sequence ATGATCCCTACCCTCGAATGGCTCCCCACCGGCGTTAACTTCCTCGATCAAACCAAGCTGCCCCTCGAGGAGACCTACGTCCTCGCCACCGACTACAAGCAGGTCGCCACCGTCATCCGCGACATGATCGTCCGCGGAGCCCCAGCCATCGGCGTCTCTGCCGCCATGGGCATGGCCATCGGCATCGACCGCAGCACTGCGACCACCCTCCCCGCCCTCACCGAAGAGGTCGCCCTCATCGCCAAAACCCTCGCCGAGACCCGCCCCACTGCCGTCAATCTCTTCTGGGGCATCGACGAGATCCGCAATCTCTACATCGCACTCGCCGCCAAAGACACTCCCATCTCCGAGATCAAGTCCGCCATAGTCGCTAAGGCCCGCCGCATGTACGACGAGGACATCGCCGCCTGCAAGCAAATGGGCGCACACGGCGCATCGCTCCTTCCCAAAGAAGGCACCGTCCTCACCCACTGCAACGCGGGAGCCCTCGCCACCTGCGGCTACGGCTCGGCCCTCGGCGTCATCCGCGCTGCAATCGAGCGCGGCCACAAGATTGATGTCTTCGCCGACGAGACCCGTCCCTTCCTGCAAGGCGCCCGCCTCACCGCATGGGAACTCATGAAGGACAACATCCCCACCACCGTCCTCTGCGACAACATGGCCGCCTCGCTCATGCGCCAGGGCCGCATCCAGGCCGTCATCGTCGGTGCCGACCGCATCGCCGCCAACGGAGACGTCGCCAACAAGATCGGCACCTACGGCGTAGCCATCCTCGCCAAAGAGCACAACATCCCCTTCTACGTCGCCGCCCCCTGGTCCACCCTCGACCTTCAAACCGCCACGGGCGACCTCATCCCCATCGAGCAGCGCGACGCCCGCGAAGTCACCCACTCCAACGGCAAGCAGATGACCCCTCACGGCGTAGCCATCGAGAACCCAGCCTTTGACGTCACCCCCGCAAAGTACGTCACCGCCATCATCACCGAGCGCGGCGTCCTCACCTCTCCCTACAACGACTCCATCCGCGCTATGTCCAAACAGCCTGAACCCGAGCTCACCGCAGTATAA